The following coding sequences are from one Nitrospiraceae bacterium window:
- the rimM gene encoding ribosome maturation factor RimM (Essential for efficient processing of 16S rRNA): MSADRVTIGRIERPFGVKGEVKVRSLSDVPGRFDHLEKVSVVVSDGRAIEATVTHVRSAGPGFIMGLEGVTSPEEAGAFRGGLIQVPRMTHSGSPEHTCYECDLIGMTVESDMGDEVGTIEAIWDVPGNHVLVVRKGSQEVLIPAAKDLITKVDVAGRRMTVRAIDGLIEYHDAV, encoded by the coding sequence ATGTCGGCGGACCGAGTCACGATCGGGAGGATCGAGCGACCGTTCGGTGTAAAGGGAGAGGTCAAGGTTCGTTCGTTGAGCGACGTCCCCGGCCGTTTCGATCATCTGGAGAAGGTCAGCGTCGTGGTGTCAGACGGGAGAGCGATCGAGGCGACGGTCACGCACGTGCGGTCGGCTGGTCCCGGTTTCATCATGGGCCTCGAAGGCGTTACGTCCCCTGAGGAAGCAGGGGCATTCCGCGGAGGGCTCATCCAGGTGCCGCGTATGACACATTCCGGGTCGCCAGAACACACCTGCTATGAATGCGATCTTATCGGGATGACGGTGGAGAGTGACATGGGAGACGAAGTCGGGACGATCGAGGCGATCTGGGACGTGCCGGGGAATCATGTACTGGTTGTTCGAAAAGGGTCGCAGGAAGTGTTGATTCCCGCCGCCAAAGACCTGATCACGAAGGTTGACGTGGCAGGGCGCCGGATGACGGTCCGCGCCATCGACGGATTAATCGAGTATCACGATGCGGTGTGA
- the trmD gene encoding tRNA (guanosine(37)-N1)-methyltransferase TrmD produces MRCDVLTLFPDMIAPVLDQSMLKRAQEKGLLEVRIRNLRDYTLDRHKVADDVPYGGGAGMVMKAEPILRAVETITAEYQHAGEHTRLLFPSPQGRPFTQDYAKELAAESQRLIILCGHYEGVDERVRLALQPEEMSVGDYVLTGGELPALILIDAAARLVPGVLGDPESIVEESFSDSTLEYPHYTRPAEVRGMTVPEVLLSGHHEAIRLWRRKEALRNTYRRRPDLLRDRVLNAEDRRLLDELIREGVGSAPVRCGEGGSHHESA; encoded by the coding sequence ATGCGGTGTGACGTTCTCACATTATTCCCGGACATGATCGCCCCGGTGCTCGACCAGAGCATGCTCAAGCGCGCGCAAGAGAAGGGGCTCCTCGAGGTGCGCATCAGGAATCTGCGTGACTACACGCTGGATCGCCACAAAGTTGCTGACGATGTGCCCTACGGCGGAGGGGCCGGGATGGTGATGAAGGCCGAGCCGATCCTGCGTGCCGTGGAGACGATCACGGCCGAGTACCAGCATGCCGGGGAGCACACACGATTGCTCTTCCCGTCTCCGCAAGGCCGGCCCTTTACCCAGGACTATGCGAAGGAACTCGCCGCCGAGAGCCAGAGGCTCATCATCCTGTGCGGACATTATGAAGGGGTCGATGAACGGGTGCGGCTTGCGCTCCAGCCGGAGGAGATGTCGGTAGGAGATTATGTCCTGACCGGCGGAGAATTGCCGGCACTCATCCTCATCGACGCGGCCGCTCGATTGGTTCCCGGTGTACTGGGCGATCCGGAGTCCATCGTCGAGGAATCGTTTTCAGATTCGACGTTGGAGTACCCGCACTATACGAGACCGGCGGAGGTGCGGGGGATGACCGTCCCGGAAGTTTTGCTCTCCGGCCACCATGAGGCGATTCGACTGTGGCGGCGGAAAGAAGCCCTGCGGAACACGTACCGCAGGCGCCCGGACCTCTTGAGGGATCGGGTATTGAATGCAGAAGATCGACGATTACTGGATGAACTTATTCGCGAGGGCGTAGGATCTGCGCCTGTTCGTTGTGGGGAGGGAGGATCACACCATGAATCGGCTTGA
- the rplS gene encoding 50S ribosomal protein L19: MNRLERIQRSLTKKSLPRFEIGDTVRVHVKVIEGEKERIQVYEGVVIARKGTLNTEMFTVRKVSYGVGVERIFPVHSPIVTRIEVVRQGKVRRAKLYYLRGKKGKFAKVEDREFVGESKRQPGAAQTERVSEETAEPAGAAKS, encoded by the coding sequence ATGAATCGGCTTGAACGAATCCAACGCTCGTTGACGAAGAAATCGCTGCCTCGTTTTGAGATTGGCGACACGGTCCGTGTCCACGTGAAAGTCATCGAGGGAGAAAAGGAGCGGATCCAGGTGTATGAGGGCGTAGTGATCGCCCGCAAAGGGACGCTGAACACCGAGATGTTCACCGTGCGCAAAGTGTCCTATGGTGTGGGAGTCGAGCGGATTTTCCCCGTGCACTCACCGATCGTGACGCGCATTGAGGTCGTACGCCAAGGGAAAGTCCGCCGCGCGAAGTTGTATTACCTGCGCGGGAAGAAGGGCAAGTTTGCCAAGGTCGAAGATCGCGAGTTCGTGGGAGAGTCGAAACGCCAGCCCGGAGCCGCTCAGACTGAGCGAGTCTCCGAAGAAACGGCTGAGCCTGCAGGCGCTGCAAAATCATAG
- a CDS encoding ribonuclease HII, which yields MTPQGDLVEPTDDFEVEARRCGYRRVAGLDEAGRGPLAGPVVAAAVILPARCRLTGINDSKQLSESEREGLYDVIVRRAIGVGIGIATEREIDSLNILEATRTAMRRAIDALAVAPDCLLTDAMDLPGLGIPLRAIIKGDALSRSIAAASIVAKVTRDRLMADYHRTYPQYNFLSHKGYGTEEHLQRLAEYGPCSLHRRTFAPVAAVLTGRDS from the coding sequence ATGACACCCCAGGGCGATCTCGTGGAACCCACCGACGATTTTGAAGTAGAAGCTCGGAGATGCGGCTATCGGCGTGTCGCCGGTCTTGACGAAGCCGGTCGAGGTCCCCTCGCCGGTCCTGTCGTGGCAGCCGCGGTGATTCTCCCCGCACGCTGCCGTCTTACGGGAATCAACGATTCCAAACAGCTCTCAGAGTCCGAGCGGGAAGGGCTCTACGACGTGATCGTCCGACGGGCGATCGGAGTCGGAATCGGAATTGCCACCGAGCGGGAAATCGACAGCCTGAACATTCTCGAGGCCACACGAACGGCGATGCGTCGGGCGATCGATGCGCTCGCCGTGGCGCCGGATTGTCTGTTGACCGACGCCATGGACCTCCCGGGCCTCGGCATTCCCCTGCGCGCCATCATCAAGGGCGACGCCTTGTCACGCTCGATCGCCGCGGCGTCGATCGTGGCGAAAGTGACGAGGGACCGATTGATGGCGGACTATCATCGGACCTACCCCCAATACAATTTTCTTTCCCATAAGGGATACGGAACGGAAGAACATTTGCAACGATTGGCCGAGTACGGCCCCTGTTCGCTTCATCGGCGGACGTTCGCACCGGTTGCGGCTGTGCTGACAGGACGTGATTCCTGA